The proteins below come from a single Poecile atricapillus isolate bPoeAtr1 unplaced genomic scaffold, bPoeAtr1.hap1 scaffold_178, whole genome shotgun sequence genomic window:
- the LOC131574229 gene encoding uncharacterized protein LOC131574229 isoform X3, protein MASAPNGRSPALGPERPEEGMLCVPERFSEAILPLQLLTALKTCVLRGVHRPAGNDSLVFGALSHTQLCGMAESGGPFIEQIYLLQGYAEGWKGGTQGEKKIDERPCIDHLMYSRDKHGYYRGWFWGNKETQGLNTSGLSVQGSASIVAPILLKNSSAQGSRVLVIKVVIIRNKLFKLG, encoded by the exons ATGGCTTCGGCTCCCAACGGTCGCTCCCCGGCGCTGGGTCCAGAGCGGCCCGAGGAGGGGATGCTCTGTGTGCCGGAACG TTTCTCAGAGGCAATCCTCCCGTTGCAGCTGCTGACAGCACTGAAAACCTGTGTGCTTCGTGGTGTCCATCGCCCAGCTGGCAACGATTCCCTGGTGTTTGGTGCATTAAGTCACACCCAGCTGTGTGGGATGGCAG AGTCAGGTGGGCCCTTTATTGAACAGATTTATCTGCTACAAGGCTACgcagaaggatggaaaggaggaacacagggggaaaaaaaaatagatgaaaggCCATGCATTGATCACCTGATGTACTCCAGAGACAAACATGGCTATTACAG GGGCTGGTTCTGGGGTAACAAGGAAACACAAGGCCTAAACACCTCTGGCTTGTCTGTCCAAGGATCTGCCTCAATTGTGGCTCCCATCCTTCTGAAGAACTCTTCAGCACA GGGCAGTCGAGTGCTGGTTATAAAGGTGGTGATAATTAGGAATAAGCTGTTCAAGCTTGGATAA
- the LOC131574229 gene encoding GDP-fucose protein O-fucosyltransferase 2-like isoform X7 — MASAPNGRSPALGPERPEEGMLCVPERFSEAILPLQLLTALKTCVLRGVHRPAGNDSLVFGALSHTQLCGMAESGGPFIEQIYLLQGYAEGWKGGTQGEKKIDERPCIDHLMYSRDKHGYYRGWFWGNKETQGLNTSGLSVQGSASIVAPILLKNSSAQ, encoded by the exons ATGGCTTCGGCTCCCAACGGTCGCTCCCCGGCGCTGGGTCCAGAGCGGCCCGAGGAGGGGATGCTCTGTGTGCCGGAACG TTTCTCAGAGGCAATCCTCCCGTTGCAGCTGCTGACAGCACTGAAAACCTGTGTGCTTCGTGGTGTCCATCGCCCAGCTGGCAACGATTCCCTGGTGTTTGGTGCATTAAGTCACACCCAGCTGTGTGGGATGGCAG AGTCAGGTGGGCCCTTTATTGAACAGATTTATCTGCTACAAGGCTACgcagaaggatggaaaggaggaacacagggggaaaaaaaaatagatgaaaggCCATGCATTGATCACCTGATGTACTCCAGAGACAAACATGGCTATTACAG GGGCTGGTTCTGGGGTAACAAGGAAACACAAGGCCTAAACACCTCTGGCTTGTCTGTCCAAGGATCTGCCTCAATTGTGGCTCCCATCCTTCTGAAGAACTCTTCAGCACA